One window of the Methanobrevibacter sp. genome contains the following:
- a CDS encoding solute carrier family 23 protein — protein sequence MVEENSNMLLGTGDKPPALRWILLAIQHVCAMFGATILVPIVVNTTAGADILSIPVALVSSGIGTLIYLICTRNRSPVYLGSSFAFIAPMIAGYAIGGTGSVFTALMIVGIVYVIISLIIRVSGPGWINKLLPPVVVGPMIMVIGLSLAPTAISENRFRSSSDSMD from the coding sequence ATGGTCGAAGAAAATAGTAATATGCTACTAGGTACTGGTGATAAACCGCCTGCACTTAGGTGGATTTTACTGGCTATTCAGCATGTTTGTGCAATGTTTGGAGCTACAATTCTAGTTCCGATAGTTGTTAACACCACAGCAGGTGCAGATATCTTATCAATCCCTGTAGCATTAGTTTCATCAGGTATAGGTACATTAATTTATCTTATTTGTACCCGTAATAGAAGCCCAGTATATCTGGGAAGTTCGTTCGCATTCATTGCTCCTATGATTGCAGGTTATGCAATTGGGGGTACTGGAAGTGTATTCACAGCTTTAATGATTGTGGGTATTGTTTATGTAATTATCTCATTGATTATTCGTGTTTCCGGTCCGGGTTGGATTAATAAACTGCTGCCTCCAGTAGTTGTAGGTCCAATGATTATGGTTATCGGATTGTCTCTTGCTCCAACAGCTATTTCAGAAAATAGGTTTAGATCAAGCAGTGATTCCATGGACTAA